The Staphylococcus simiae genome includes the window TAATCACCAACATTTAACATTCAAAGATCGCATTCAATTGGATATACTCATAAAAGACATTATTCGTCATGAACAATTTGCTGCAGATAGTAAAGATTTAATTATAATGTCTGATTTACAATCACTATATTTCCAAGGAAATGAGCGTTTACTTCATCAAGCTATTAGTAATTTAATTACCAATGCCATTAAATATAGCTTTCATGGTGATGTGATAGACATTACATTACATAAAACGAGCAATCAAATAGAACTATCAATTGCTAATGAAGGGGAATCATTGAGTGATGTTAGTCAACAAAGATTATTTGAACGGTTTTATAAAGTAAGTCAGCAGGATAACAGCAATGGCTTAGGTCTTGCTATCACTCAATCTATTATTGAATTACATCATGGTACCATTTATTTCCACCAGAATGATGATCATTTAAATACATTTACAATACACTTACCGTTATAACTTCATTGACACTACTTGATACCATACAGTTTCAAGTAGTGTTTTTATATATTTATGTTCCGTTTAGTACTTATTTTCGACCATTTAGTTTATTTTTAAATCACTCTTAATAGAATGTGATTTAATAAAAACAAAGGAGGTACCATCAACATGAAACTCAACTTATTTATCAATGAAAACGAGCATGACAGATATATTGATATTCATGCTCCTGAAATGGATGACAGTATCGAACATATTATTAGTACTGTTAAAAATTGTGATAAATCACAAATCATCAAAGGTTATGTTGAGAAGGACATACACTTTATTAATATCGATGATATCATTACATTTAAAACAGTAAATAAACATATCGTTGCCTTAACAAAGTCTCAACAATTTAACATTAAATATCGGTTGTACGAACTAGAAGATATGTTACCTAGCTTCTTTATACGTATATCAAAATCAGAAATTGTTAATAAGTACTACATTGAGAAATTATCTCTTGAACCAAATGGTTTGATACGTATGTATCTAAAACATTCATCTTACACCTATTCTTCTAGACGCTATTTAAAATCTATAAAGGAGAGTCTTGCGCTATGACTAAAATAATCCGTTCTATTTTTATAAGTTTATTAATCGGTTTAACATTGTCTATTTTATTTAGTGCACTATATGCACAAGGTCATTATTACCCACTGAATCCAGTATCAACCATAGGTCAATTCTACTTTACTCATTTTTCGGAACCAGCAATAATGACGATTGCAATTATTTTATGGTTATTAATTGGTTTTGTTTTTTACATTGGAAGTTTAATTTTTAATGCCACAGATTGGAGTATAACGACTGCGACTATTTTACATTTTATAGTGACTTACTTTGGTTTTTTACCTTTAGCTATATTAGCTGGTTGGTTTCCAATTACAATAATTAACCTGTTATTTTTCACTGTCATCTTTATCGCTATTTATATTGTCATTTGGCTTATCAATTATTTTAAAAATAAAAATTATGTTCGAGCTATAAATCAAGAGTTACAACAAAAGCGTCGCTAAATTCACTAAGACTCTGATAATCAGAATAAAATTGTTCTCTAACAAATCGGACTGATACATAATTAAATTTTCATTTTAAATTATTCATTTTTTATCAGTTCTAAAAAAACAGAGAACCAATAAAGTCCCGAAAAAACATCACTATTGTGAATCTTTTCGGGACTTAAATAATATACTGAGCATCCCTATTTACTACATAGCTCAAGCATTTAATTATAATCCAAAATTATTTTACATTTAAATGTTTAGTTACTTCTTTATTAATAGCATGATACATCTCTTCATTTTCCGATAATTTATTACCAAATGATGGTACCATTTCTTTTATTTTTGCTTCCCATTGTTTAAAATCTTCGCCATAACAACGTTGTAAGACATCAAACATAATATCGACTGCAGTTGAAGCGCCTGGTGAAGCACCTAAAAGTGCGGCTAACGTGCCGTCCTCAGATGTGATAACTTCTGTACCAAACTGTAAATTACCTTTAGCATCTTCTGTATCTTTAATAACTTGTACACGTTGACCAGCTGTAATAACTTCCCAATCTTCATTCCTAGCATTTGGGAAAAACACACGTAAATCGTCCATACGTTCGTCATTAGATAACATGAGTTGAGATATTAAATATTTAGTTAAACTCATTTCTTTAATACCTGCTGATAACATAGTAACGATATTATTAGGCTTAACTGATTTTATAAGATCTAAATATGAACCTGTTTTTAAAAATTTAGGTGAGAAACCAGCAAACGGACCAAATAGCAATGAACGTTCTCCATCCACAAAACGTGTATCTAAATGTGGTACCGACATTGGTGGTGCACCAACTGCAGCTTTACCATAAACTTTCGCATGATGACGATTAATAACATCTGGATTCGTACATCTTAAGAATAAACCACTAACAGGGAAACCACCTATATGTTTAGATTCTTTAATACCTGTTTTTTGTAGTAGCGGTAAACTTGCTCCACCTGCCCCGATAAAGACAAAATCCGCTTCGTATGTTGATACTTTATTATTTGATAAGTCTTTGACTTCAACTATCCAAGTTCCTTTAGCCGACTTAGAAATGTTTAACACTTCTTGTTTATATTGAATATGTACGTCACGTTGTTCTAAATTATGGAATAAGTCATTCGTCAATGCACCAAAGTTAACATCCGTTCCAGTTTCATCATATGTTAAAGCTATTGGTTCATCAGAAGAACGGCCTTCTATCATTAATGGTACCCATGACTTCATCTCTTCTTCGTCTTGAGATAATTTCATTTTTTCAAAAAGTACATTTTGTTGTAAGCTTGCAACACGATTTTTAATGAAATTAATATTATCTTCACCAATCACAAAGCTCATATGTGGCACTGATTGGATAAATCTTTCAGGGTGTTGTAATTGACCTGTTTTTACAAGATATGCCCAAAATTGTTTTGACACTTGAAATTGTTCATTAATTTTAATGGCCTTAGTAATATCAACAGACCCATCTTTACCTTCTTTAGTATAATTCAGCTCACATAAGGCTGAATGTCCTGTACCTGCATTATTCCAAACATTTGAACTTTCTTCCCCAGGTTGTGACAACCTTTCGAATACTTTAATACTTTTTTCAGGTGATAATTCTTTTAATAATGTTCCTAATGTTGCACTCATAATACCGCCACCAATTAAGATGACATCTGTTTTGCTATGTTGTGTTGTCATAACAAATACAGTCCCCCTTTTCAATGAATAATGGAACGTCTAGGCTTTGTAATCTTACGCTTTAATGTATTAACAAACGATTTCCATATATTGATGCCATTAAATATCGTTATAAGCTTAACTTATACCATTATTGTATCATTAAGTCGTAATTATTAAGATAATTAACAACCCTCAACAAGTTGAAAAAACTTTAAATAACTCATTTTCCATTTTAACATAAAGCGCTATCATTTTTGAAAGATTCAAACTTT containing:
- the mqo gene encoding malate dehydrogenase (quinone), whose amino-acid sequence is MTTQHSKTDVILIGGGIMSATLGTLLKELSPEKSIKVFERLSQPGEESSNVWNNAGTGHSALCELNYTKEGKDGSVDITKAIKINEQFQVSKQFWAYLVKTGQLQHPERFIQSVPHMSFVIGEDNINFIKNRVASLQQNVLFEKMKLSQDEEEMKSWVPLMIEGRSSDEPIALTYDETGTDVNFGALTNDLFHNLEQRDVHIQYKQEVLNISKSAKGTWIVEVKDLSNNKVSTYEADFVFIGAGGASLPLLQKTGIKESKHIGGFPVSGLFLRCTNPDVINRHHAKVYGKAAVGAPPMSVPHLDTRFVDGERSLLFGPFAGFSPKFLKTGSYLDLIKSVKPNNIVTMLSAGIKEMSLTKYLISQLMLSNDERMDDLRVFFPNARNEDWEVITAGQRVQVIKDTEDAKGNLQFGTEVITSEDGTLAALLGASPGASTAVDIMFDVLQRCYGEDFKQWEAKIKEMVPSFGNKLSENEEMYHAINKEVTKHLNVK
- a CDS encoding DUF3021 domain-containing protein translates to MTKIIRSIFISLLIGLTLSILFSALYAQGHYYPLNPVSTIGQFYFTHFSEPAIMTIAIILWLLIGFVFYIGSLIFNATDWSITTATILHFIVTYFGFLPLAILAGWFPITIINLLFFTVIFIAIYIVIWLINYFKNKNYVRAINQELQQKRR
- a CDS encoding LytTR family DNA-binding domain-containing protein; protein product: MKLNLFINENEHDRYIDIHAPEMDDSIEHIISTVKNCDKSQIIKGYVEKDIHFINIDDIITFKTVNKHIVALTKSQQFNIKYRLYELEDMLPSFFIRISKSEIVNKYYIEKLSLEPNGLIRMYLKHSSYTYSSRRYLKSIKESLAL